One part of the [Synechococcus] sp. NIES-970 genome encodes these proteins:
- a CDS encoding hypothetical protein (conserved hypothetical protein): MVAPSTKPLKFNWLSDGSVTIALAFGRGSLTTGFLGVTAQIWELDAPLPQQFIGQLPPFPDLLNSLQQWQAVYLALAQRLQLGRQRHLEGLRSFDDDDDDFEIEEDAVTHVSQVSFEDLSQRLQRQLNEWLLSPGFTLIVQALRSHLSPDMPLRLILQTDDAHLHHLPWQGWQFLVDYPLAEVALSQPQFYRPKAIAPQKKRQRVRILAILGSSQGIDLAAEKQQLTAVPDAEVQFLSQPSRQEFDAALWDDQGWDILFFAGHSQTEQQTGRLYLHDGPEHRSLTLEHLQEALRTALERGLQLAIFNSCDGLGLANSLGNLQIPVTIVMREPVPNRVAQDFFQHFLAGYAIAQLPLYQAVKQARRQLQGLENDYPGAAWLPIICQNSALLPPTWLQLGGLPPCPYRGLNTFQEQDAAVYFGRENLQEQLRERLQTQPLLPLVGASGSGKSSLVFAGLLPRLRQDSRYDWAIQVMRPENNPLARLAHVVAAWQADLTEAEICQSFQKDPQSLVAVLGMISQTQPRQTRRLLIIDQFEELFTLNSPESQRQFLDLLVAAIEEVPQFVMLLTLRADCVGTVLEHPGLGKLWQKHEPEFLLPLSREDLHQAIAQPAALMGVRFEPGLVEKILTEVQDQAGNLPLLEFALTQLWPHQEQGWLTHAAYDQLGGITAALRDYAEQVYGKLAPAQRPQVQALFLQLIQVREGAEATRRILPKPEIQNWPLAVQLASERLLTTNRDSIQDTETVEIVHEALIRHWHRLQTWIADNADFLRWQTRLNNAIAQWESHNNSDGYLLRQAPLVEAEFWLDKSPDRLSDVQRFFINLGLDLRTQEETAIALRQQRELDQERRIRRGAQKLAVLSSVALVLLTLAGGWTWWERQRSLQIIETVSINSAATTPTLLRDLPRFLNLAQRRQRRGEFDLAIAYYQKILQEITKLQTRPDLATAQQQQLQTLTENAQASLVEVIQQQQLPTLEMALAQGEFGNLKSATNLLDYEDQYTAGALRETYRLLLRPQGANADLNQDGEINHSTEAQQLPCPLLQAIETLWRDHSDQQCGFYGDRSFYNAPTCTPLAGRTLTETIFVGDYGAVGDRLKACQVAPRDADPYQ; this comes from the coding sequence ATGGTTGCACCGTCAACGAAACCTTTGAAATTTAACTGGCTCAGTGATGGGAGCGTCACCATTGCCCTCGCCTTTGGTCGGGGGAGCTTAACGACAGGCTTTCTGGGGGTGACTGCCCAAATCTGGGAACTCGATGCCCCCTTACCCCAGCAATTCATTGGGCAACTCCCGCCTTTTCCAGACCTGCTCAATAGCCTGCAACAATGGCAAGCGGTGTATCTGGCCCTCGCCCAACGGCTGCAACTGGGACGGCAACGACATCTGGAAGGCCTGCGCAGTTTTGACGATGACGACGATGATTTTGAAATCGAAGAAGATGCTGTGACCCATGTGTCCCAGGTGAGTTTTGAGGACCTGTCCCAACGGCTGCAGCGGCAACTGAATGAATGGCTCCTCAGCCCTGGGTTTACGCTTATTGTCCAGGCGCTGCGATCGCATCTTTCCCCAGACATGCCCCTGCGGTTAATTTTGCAGACAGATGACGCGCATCTGCACCATTTGCCCTGGCAGGGTTGGCAATTTTTAGTGGATTACCCCTTGGCGGAGGTGGCCCTTAGTCAGCCCCAGTTTTATCGGCCCAAGGCGATCGCCCCCCAGAAAAAACGGCAACGGGTGCGCATTTTAGCGATTCTCGGCAGTAGCCAGGGCATCGATCTGGCCGCCGAAAAACAGCAATTGACAGCCGTCCCCGATGCGGAAGTGCAATTTCTCTCGCAACCTTCTCGCCAGGAATTTGATGCGGCCCTCTGGGACGATCAAGGCTGGGATATTTTATTTTTTGCGGGCCACAGCCAGACAGAACAACAAACGGGCCGCCTCTATCTCCACGATGGGCCAGAGCACCGCAGTTTAACCCTGGAACATTTACAGGAAGCCCTGCGCACGGCCCTAGAACGGGGTTTGCAGCTGGCGATTTTTAACTCCTGTGATGGCTTGGGTCTGGCCAATAGTTTAGGCAATCTCCAAATTCCCGTGACGATCGTGATGCGCGAACCCGTGCCCAATCGAGTCGCCCAGGACTTTTTTCAACATTTTCTCGCCGGTTATGCGATCGCCCAACTGCCCCTCTATCAGGCGGTAAAACAGGCCCGGCGCCAACTACAAGGGCTCGAAAACGATTATCCTGGGGCCGCTTGGTTACCGATCATTTGTCAAAACAGCGCCCTCTTGCCCCCCACCTGGTTGCAGCTCGGCGGCCTGCCCCCCTGTCCCTATCGCGGTTTAAATACCTTTCAAGAGCAGGATGCGGCGGTTTACTTCGGGCGGGAGAACCTGCAAGAGCAGTTGCGAGAACGACTCCAAACTCAACCGCTGTTACCGCTGGTGGGGGCATCTGGCAGTGGTAAATCGTCCCTGGTGTTTGCGGGGTTGCTGCCTCGGTTGCGTCAAGACTCGCGCTATGACTGGGCGATCCAGGTGATGCGTCCAGAAAACAACCCCCTAGCCAGGCTGGCCCATGTTGTGGCCGCTTGGCAGGCTGATCTGACAGAGGCAGAGATATGCCAGAGTTTCCAAAAAGATCCCCAAAGCTTGGTCGCGGTATTGGGGATGATTTCCCAAACTCAACCGAGGCAAACGCGCCGCCTCTTGATCATCGATCAATTTGAGGAACTGTTTACCCTTAATAGCCCGGAGAGCCAACGACAATTTTTAGACCTGTTGGTGGCGGCCATTGAAGAAGTGCCCCAGTTTGTCATGCTACTGACCCTGCGGGCCGATTGCGTGGGGACAGTGCTAGAACATCCTGGCCTGGGGAAACTCTGGCAAAAGCATGAACCGGAATTTTTGCTGCCCCTTTCCCGTGAGGATCTCCACCAGGCGATCGCCCAACCAGCGGCCCTGATGGGGGTGCGGTTTGAGCCGGGTTTAGTGGAAAAAATACTCACAGAGGTGCAGGACCAAGCGGGAAATTTACCCCTCCTCGAATTTGCCCTCACCCAACTGTGGCCCCACCAGGAACAGGGCTGGCTCACCCACGCTGCCTATGACCAATTAGGGGGAATCACCGCCGCCCTCCGGGACTATGCCGAACAGGTTTACGGGAAACTAGCCCCTGCCCAGCGACCCCAGGTGCAGGCCCTCTTTTTACAGCTGATCCAAGTACGGGAAGGGGCAGAGGCAACCCGGCGCATTCTACCGAAACCAGAAATTCAGAATTGGCCGCTGGCAGTGCAGTTAGCTTCAGAGCGCTTACTCACCACCAACCGCGACTCGATCCAGGACACAGAAACAGTGGAAATTGTCCATGAAGCGCTGATTCGTCACTGGCACCGTCTCCAGACCTGGATTGCCGATAATGCCGATTTTTTGCGCTGGCAAACCCGTCTAAACAACGCCATCGCCCAATGGGAAAGCCACAACAATAGCGATGGCTACCTATTGCGCCAAGCGCCCTTGGTGGAGGCAGAGTTTTGGCTTGATAAAAGTCCCGATCGCCTCAGTGATGTCCAGCGCTTTTTTATCAATTTGGGGCTGGATTTACGCACCCAAGAAGAAACGGCGATCGCCCTTAGGCAGCAGCGAGAATTAGACCAGGAACGGCGGATCCGGCGGGGAGCCCAAAAGCTGGCAGTGCTCTCTTCGGTGGCTTTGGTATTGCTGACTTTGGCGGGGGGCTGGACCTGGTGGGAGCGGCAGCGATCGCTCCAAATCATCGAGACGGTATCGATCAACAGCGCCGCCACAACGCCCACTCTCCTCAGGGATCTACCCCGTTTTCTCAACCTAGCCCAGCGGCGACAGCGGCGGGGGGAATTTGACTTGGCGATCGCCTATTACCAGAAAATTTTGCAGGAAATCACCAAGCTCCAGACGCGGCCTGATTTAGCGACGGCCCAACAGCAGCAGCTCCAAACCCTCACCGAAAATGCCCAAGCAAGCCTGGTGGAAGTAATCCAGCAGCAACAATTACCCACGCTTGAAATGGCCCTAGCCCAAGGGGAATTTGGCAACCTGAAATCGGCGACGAATTTGTTGGATTATGAAGATCAATATACCGCTGGGGCACTCCGGGAAACCTATCGTCTACTGCTACGTCCCCAGGGAGCAAATGCCGATCTCAATCAGGACGGGGAGATCAACCACAGCACCGAAGCCCAACAGTTGCCCTGTCCACTTTTGCAAGCCATTGAAACCCTCTGGCGTGACCACAGCGATCAACAGTGCGGCTTCTATGGCGATCGCTCCTTTTATAATGCCCCTACCTGTACGCCCCTCGCTGGCCGCACCCTCACAGAAACGATTTTCGTCGGTGACTATGGGGCGGTTGGCGATCGCCTCAAAGCCTGTCAAGTAGCCCCTAGGGATGCCGACCCCTACCAGTAA